CAGTATCTTAGCAACAAGAGCCCTTACCACACTCCTCATGTCCTTACATGTGTATGAATGTTTAACATAGTACAGCTTTTATTCTCTCATATGACACATGAAGGACCCCTGTAGATCACTTATTCTGCATGCGACCCTGACCTTTGTTCTTCATGCAGCTGAATTGATTCATTCAACTCTCTGAATACTGCACATGGATCAAATATGTGTTTTATGTTCTATTGAATTTGGAATATGAGAATTTATGATAGGTCCCAAATTCTCTGTCATTAACCGCCTCATGTTTTTGTGTATCTCTCTATCTTATTTTGAACCTGTGAGTTTCTACAGAATGCTCCATGCTACAGTAATGTCATTCATAGTGGTgtttctctgtgctgtgtgtgttcctAGGCTGTGGGAGGGCTGACACTGCTGCGAGCATGGCCTACACGCTTGGCACGGGGCATGACTCTGGGCCAGCCATGGGTCCCCAGAATTGCGTCACTAGGGTGGAGCTGTCCGTGTGCTGTGGCAACCTGCTGGACAGAGACGTGGCCTCCAAGTCTGACCCCTTCTTAGTGCTCTTCCACGAGGTGGACAGCAACTGGGttgaggtgaggaggggagaggagggatgggcaAGTCTGGGAAAGGTCGAGGGGATCAATTataaaggaagagaaaaggagaaatgACTGTTGGAAAAGTGGAAGGAATGAAGGATTGTAGGGGTTGAATAAAGTGGTGAGGTAAACCACTTGAAAGGGTGAAATAATCATTAATAAATATGCTCTGACTGTTGATTGCTCTCAATGTTTTATCGATTGATGCTCGCCAAGTTCGCAATAACACACATTGTTATCAATGTACAATGGAGAAACATCAATCCATGGAAGCCGTGGTGTCTTGAGGAGTGTGGATCTGTGTGTGCTCCGGATGCCCTCTCGTTGCCAGGGAAAGACATGCCTGCCTGGGTACTGTTGTGTTGAAGCAGGCTAAGTGTGATCGCTGCAGGCTTGGGCTGTCGGTCAACAGGGCAGGCTCCAACATGAAACCAGCAAAGCGGTTGCTGCAGTTACCATGGAAATTTGGATGGAAGCAAAGGAGTCATGATGTTCTTGATGCGTGGAAAGAGAGTGGAAAGAGTCATGAGGAATGGAACTTACAGGGAAGGGACATGGAAAATACCCAGTGGGATTTGAAAACGGGGAGCCTATATGTAAAAAGCACCTCGGATCAGGATGTCTGCTGTTCCAGAGGTGTAACATTTCATCTCTTAAAACTCACTGAGCATGTAGTCATCCTGACAATGGTTTCTCTTTGGATCATTATGAAAGCTTCAGCACATGAAACACACAACTATACACAAACATTCCAAAGCTATATGAAACAGAACGCAGAGAAGAAATAGAGGAGTGAAGGGTTTTTAAAGGGAAGGGCTTCCTGCCTGTCTCGGCATGAGAGAAAGGTTCACTCTGGGTGGAGGAGCCATCTGTGCTGTGGGGGTAAAGAGGGAAGTGTGATAGCAcagaaaggggagggaggtaaCAGTCAGAGAAAATGctgggagagacacagaggcgaGGGGTTCCAGTGAAACAGACAGAGCAGCGTTGAAATGTACAGTTTGTTGGAATGCCAGTTTAGCCTCAGAGATGAGAGCACAATAGGGGTCGAGGACTATGTGAAAATTCTATCAGTGAGTCACACATGAACTGTGTTAGTCACCACCAGCTAGGTTTATCTTTCACATGAATAAGGCCTTTTCAACCTTACACCCCCCCACATGTCCACCTCCaatccagtggaggctgctgaggggaggacggctcataataatggctgaaacggagtaaatggaatggcatcaaacacatggaacccATGTGATTGATGATTTGACACCATTCCAccaattccgctccagtcattaccacgagcccgtcctccccaattgaggtgccaccaacctcttgTGCTCCACTCTGTGTACTCGGTGTTGGCACGTCTGTGTGTATGAATACAGTGCCTGTTAGACAAAACCATATTCCTGTGTATCATTTTCAGATTGGTCGAACAGAGACTGCGGTAAATAACCTGAATCCAGTGTTTGGGGTGAAATTTAAGGTGGACTACCATTTTGAGGAGGTCCAGAAGCTCAAGTTTGCCCTGTTTGATGAGGACAAGTGCAGCAGCCAGCTGTATGAGCATGACTTCCTGGGAGAGTACATCTGTACACTGGGGGTGGTATGCTACCTGTCACACTGTTCTTAGAGTCTGTCTGTGACCCCTTTCTGCGTCTGTTTATCACCTGTTTGTTATGTTTATTTGCAGGTGGGCATTTTCACCCCTCACTcacttctctctctggtctgttaccTTTAGATTGTGTCCAATAAGAAACTTCACCGGTCACTGACCTTGGCCAATGCCAAGCCAGCTGGGAAAGGAACCATCACAGTGAGAACATCATGCTTGCACAACTCATGCCCACAGAGCGGTACAAGAAATAAagacatgtccacacacacacacacacacacacacacacacacacacacacacacacacacacacacacacacacacacacacacacacacacacacacacacacacacacacacacacacacacacacacacacacacgttctggAACATGGTACAGTTTTACACTGGATACAATACAGTAACGGTTTCTCTTGTGTACAGATAACTGCGTTGGAGCTGTCAGACAATAGAGTAATCACACTGACCTTGTATGGGAGAAAGCTTGACAAGAAGGTAAGAGTCACTGCCCACGTAGTACCATATTATCATCACTGTTAAGAAGTTCTTACGTAATATTTGGAACAACAATATGATTTTGTCAATCAAGACAATGCTCATGAAACAGTAACAATGCCCTCTCCAAGTCTTCATCGTGGTATGCCGGCAGCTATGTGGGTCATTGTCAAACAAGATTACTTTGTTTTGCAGGATTTCTTTGGTAAATCAGACCCTTACCTAGAGTTCCACAAGCAAGGAGATGATGGGAAATGGATGTTGGTCCACAGGACAGAGGTGAGTTGGCTTGGTAGTTGGTTAGGGGTGGCTGTTTAGACTATTTGAATGTCATCACTGTAGAACTAAGTGTATTATATCGCTAAACAAGGTGTATTACCACCTGGTAATACGTTAACTGGATTGACCTAGCTTCTGAGTTCCAAATGAGATGGAAGAAGTTGTATCTCTGTAGCTGTTTTTGGGCTGCAGGTGATAAAGAACACTCTGGACCCGGTGTGGAAGCCCTTCACAGTACCACTCATCTCCCTCTGTGATGGGGACATAGACAGGAGCATCAAGGTAAGTGAGGTTTACCAACATGTGCATTAATATGAGGACGATGGCATGAAAATGTTAGCGAGGGAATCCCCTTTAATATATGTAAaaaagccaaatacattttaagtgATTTCTTGTGGTATTACAGAATGTTCTGAtttttttgtccttcctgtgggTTGTCTCATATTGCAGGTACTGTGCTATGATTACGACAACGACGGAAGTCATGACTTCATTGGAGAGTTTCAGACCACTGTCACGAAGATGAGTGAAACCCAGAATTCACTGGAGGTGAGGGGTGTATTTTAGATCTGTTCCTGTTTATCTATGGGAGTTTGTTCTGTATGGGTTAGTCATGCTTTGATGTGGATCTAAGGCCATTTTCACATTGTTGTAACATCCATCATTAaatgaagaccaaggtgcagcgtggtaggcgtacattttctttaattttaaatgttccaccaaaaaacaataaacaactcaaCGAACGTAAAGCTAGGAGTGCAACACAtgcaacacacaaagacaagatcccacaacagaaggtgggaaaagggctgcctaagtatgatccccaatcagagacaatgatagacagctgcctctgattgggaaccatactcggccaacAAATAAGTATAAACATACATTTCCCactctagtcacaccctgacctaccaaGTAGAGAATTTAAAgtatctctacggtcagggcgtgacagtaccccccccaaaggtgcggactcccggccgcaaaccTTAACCTATAGAGGAGgctccgggtgggcatctaccctcggtggcggctccggttctggggaaccggaccgtggatcgttgCTGGAGACTCCGGACCATGAATCGTTGCCGGAGGAACTGGACCGCggatcatcgccggaggctcCGAACTGCAGATCGTCgtcggaggctctggactgcggatCGTCGCCGGAGACTCCAGACtgcggaccgtcgctggaggctccttgccatggatcatcaatacaggctccgggccatggatcatcactggaggctttgtgccatggatcatcactgtaggctccgggccatggatcataactggaggcttcgtgccatggattatcactAGAGGCGCCgggccatggattatcactggaggctccgtgccatagatcatcactacaggctccgggccatggatcatcactggaggcttcgagccatggatcatcactggaggcttcgagccatggatcatcactggaggcttcgtacgtggagccggaacaggtctcatcgtactgaggagacgtactggaagcctggtgcggggagctgccacaaCGCGTCCTACTGGATACCCACTTTAGATTGGTGAGTGTGGAGAGCTGGCACGGGACACACTGGGctatgaaggcgcactggaggcatagtgcatagagccggcgcaggatatgctgggccgtggaggcgtactggaggtctggagcgtagagctggcacaacgcgTCCTGGCTGAATCCCCCCTGTAGCAAGGCAAGTTCCGGGAGCTGGCACAGGCCACACTGGGTTGTGCTGGCGAACTGGGAATACCGTGCGTAGAactggcgcaggatatcctgggccgaagATACGCACCGGAGGCCAGGATCATCACTGGaagctttgtgccatggatcatcactggaggctccgggccatggatcatcactggaggttccgggccatggatcatcactagaggctccgggccatggattatcactggagtcttcgtgccatggatcatcactacaggctccgggccatggatcatcactggaggcttcatgccaatccatcctggctgaatgcccactctagcacggCAACTACGGGGAGCTTGCAcagagcgcaccgggctgtggATGCGCACTGAAGGCATGGTGCGCAGAAACGGATAACACAGTGCTTGACCGGTGACTCGCTCGccacggtaagcacagggagttggctcaggtatgaaaccctgactctgccaatcTCCCCTTGTGcccctccccccaaaaatgttgtttcccccccaaaaaaattggggctgcctctcgtgctcgCTTTGTTGGTTTAACTCCTCGTAACGTCGCTGCCTCCATCTGCTCCTTCGGACGGCGATACTCCCTGGCCTGCGTCCAGGGTCCTGCTCCCTCCAGGATTTCCTCCCAGGTCCAGTCCTCctgaccacgctgcttggtccgttggtggtgggatcttctgtaacGTCCGTCATTAAATaaagaccaaggtgcagtgtggtaggcgtacatttccTTTAATTATCAAATGTTCcaccaaaaacaataaacaactcaaCGGACGCAAAGCTAGGAGTGCAAACACAtgcaacacacaaagacaaggTGGGAAAAGGtgggaaaagggctgcctaagtatgatccccaatcagagacaacgatagacagctgcctctgattgggaaccatactcggccaacaaagaaatataaacatagatttcccaccctagtcacaccctgacctaccaaaTAAAGAATTTAAAGGATCTCTacagtcagggtgtgacaaatgtCTCCAATCGCAACGCACTCCTCACTGTGAGTGAATGACTCACTTAAGACACTACAGTCTCAATGCACCTAATACAGCTCACCATTTCTGAATGGAGGATGCCCGTTCATTTGGATATTCGCAGGTGTTTATTTACTAACACAAATTCAATCTACTGCCTGTTTTAACCTCACTAAGGGATGttgggtaacactttattttacaGCTTGGTAACACCTGGTGAGAGAAGTAGGAAGTTACATTTTACTTCAGTTTTTGCCTGCCAACTTCTTCCTGAAAACCTTGTGTCATTTGCTAATGGCAAAAATGCAAATAGGGCTGGTGTGAGAATGAGTGTAAATTGTGTGGGTGTGCAGATGGGTCCTTGTTGTAATTTTTCACTTAGTGTTCCTTTCCACCAGGTCGAATTTGAATGCATTAATCCGAaaaaacagaagaagaaaaagagcTACAAAAACTCTGGAATCATCATTCTGAAGTCATGCAAGGTGAACCAAGACACGCAGAGACTAATAGATATACACTATGCCTCTTAATTAGTCAATCCATTATGGAAATCACAAAAAGGCGTATTAAGTCTAAAAGGAAACAGCTTTAAATGTATTATGAATCCACAATAAAGCGTTATGCACACAGCTAATGTGTTTTAGTTCATAATAGTATTTTTTATTAATAAACAAAATGCCTGTAATATGGCTTTGCTTCAGGCAGGGTTTAGAGTAATGGCTCCGAATCCCTATTAAATTCATGTATTAATATCAGCACCAAACACCTGTCAGTCTCACACAGTCCACCACGGTTCTGCCTGCAGTAATCACCTTTGTTCAGGCAGCCAATTACTGAATATGGAGATGACTCAGTCCTATCAAAGTGCCACTGCCGCGCCTCCTCCAATTATTTATCCATAGGAAAAACAATTTGAACTTGCTTGAGTATGGAATAGTATGAACAGAGTGTGAATCATGTTTGAATAATGTCTCCTCAGGTTGAAAGGGACTATACCTTCCTGGACTATATTTTAGGTGGATGCCAGATCATGTTCACTGTGAGTATGAGGTCATCACTCAACTCAGTGTGTCTCCCACTCTACCTGAAAACTCTGACCCTTTACTCCTACTCTCAACCGTCTCTGCCACCCACCTACAGTAACTCAGACATCCACCTACCCCTGGCAATGAACTCCAATATGTAAAATTACACATAACTGTATGTACGCACACATACTAACAAATACCTTTGttagtttggggtcacttagaaatgtatttttttttaaagaaaatgacATGTTTTGTACGTTACAATAACAtctaattgatcagaaatacattgtaaatacagtgtaaacattattaatgttgtaaatgacaattgtagctggaaatggcagatttttaatggaatatctacataggtgtacagaggcccattatcagtcaccatcgctcctgtgttccaatggcacgttgtgttagctaatccaagtttataattttaaaaggctaattgatcattagaaaacccttttcaattatgctagcacagctgaaaaactgttgtcctgattaaagaagcaataaaactggccttctttagactagttgagtatctggagcataagcatttgtgggtttgattacaggctcaaaatggccagaaactaagaaccttcttctgaaactcgtcagtctattcttgttctgagaaatgaaggctgacatgaacgctgtgtactactcccttcacagaacagcagagagagagagagacagacagacagacagacagacagacagacagacagacagacagacagacagacagacagacagacagacagacagacagacagacagacagacagacagacagacagacagacagacagacagacagacagacagacagacagacagacagacagacagagagagaggtgtgatgttactttaatggacaaaaaatgtaatTTTCTTTAAAAATTGGTGGTGTATATTTTAATAACTTaacgtttatttttttatttgaacaTAAACCACTTCCATATGCTACTTAATTCATTAAATGCACCTTACAGTACTGTACATCTTTGGAAACATGGTAGGTTCAGAATTCTCTGTAGTAGGATAAAATCATCATTGGTCTATTTTTGGCTCAGGCTAATGGGTGAAACATTGTGCGTCCCTGGTGATGTCACACCTTTGTGTCAGTGCTCCGTTATTGGCCAGCCAGGGTATTTATCTCCAATGGTGCTGAAACACTTTACACCTCCACTACTTACGTATCCGTGCTACTGTGGAATACTCAGAGGAACTGTGCCCTTTGTTCTGCAAAAATATGTGTTTTATCTATGTTCTCAGCACCCAGGGTTTAGAAACGTGTAAAAACAACTGTTACCACCATGATGACATGTTGTTGCATACTGTAAATACTTTATTACATACCAAGAGAGAATGTAGACTTTTATGCCCATATTCTGTAGATACTTTGTAGCCACAAAATAACTCTACCTGTTTTTTTATTATTCTCTGAATGGCAATATTAACTTGATGGTTTGGCTTTAGG
This sequence is a window from Oncorhynchus gorbuscha isolate QuinsamMale2020 ecotype Even-year linkage group LG01, OgorEven_v1.0, whole genome shotgun sequence. Protein-coding genes within it:
- the cpne2 gene encoding copine-2, whose amino-acid sequence is MAYTLGTGHDSGPAMGPQNCVTRVELSVCCGNLLDRDVASKSDPFLVLFHEVDSNWVEIGRTETAVNNLNPVFGVKFKVDYHFEEVQKLKFALFDEDKCSSQLYEHDFLGEYICTLGVIVSNKKLHRSLTLANAKPAGKGTITITALELSDNRVITLTLYGRKLDKKDFFGKSDPYLEFHKQGDDGKWMLVHRTEVIKNTLDPVWKPFTVPLISLCDGDIDRSIKVLCYDYDNDGSHDFIGEFQTTVTKMSETQNSLEVEFECINPKKQKKKKSYKNSGIIILKSCKVERDYTFLDYILGGCQIMFTVGIDFTASNGNPREPSSLHYINPLGSNEYLSAILAVGQIIQDYDTDKMFPALGFGAQLPPDWKVSHEFAINFDPTNPFCQGVEGIAQAYSACLPHIRFYGPTNFSPIITHVARFATQALQQETAAQYFTLLIITDGVISDMDETRHAIVQAAKLPMSIIIIGVGNADFAAMEFLDGDSSVLRSYTGEEAVRDIVQFVPFRDFRNAPKETLAKSVLAELPQQVTQYFKQRNLSPSNTALE